From Spongiibacter tropicus DSM 19543, a single genomic window includes:
- a CDS encoding NAD(P)-dependent alcohol dehydrogenase, with the protein MRITAAVARTAGQPLELESCELDAPQRGEVRVRVEACGICHTDLVARDQYWPVPLPAVLGHEGVGIVEALGEGVTQFAVGDRVLMSFGACGHCGSCREGQLGYCQQAPVFQVLAQREDGSSPISCRGERVSGHFFRQSSFASHAIASTVNLVKLEADLPPQLMAPLACGALTGAGAVLESLQAKKGCAIAVVGCGAVGLSAIMAAKIAGCEPIVAVDVNPQRLALAEELGASVTLNSAEQPLKKALKKLGGMHYVVDTTGITDVMREAFSGLRSRGTLLCVGVSKPGSELSLDMASLLMQGKTVRGCIEGDALPADFVPRLIQHYRQGELPLEKLVTSYPFSAINQAIEDAKRGRVVKAVLSMQQSM; encoded by the coding sequence ATGCGTATCACGGCAGCCGTTGCCCGAACAGCGGGGCAGCCTCTCGAGCTGGAGAGCTGCGAACTGGATGCGCCCCAACGGGGTGAAGTGCGTGTGCGCGTAGAAGCCTGTGGCATCTGCCATACAGACCTCGTTGCCAGAGACCAATATTGGCCGGTGCCGCTGCCTGCCGTGCTGGGGCACGAGGGTGTCGGCATCGTCGAGGCGCTGGGAGAGGGCGTTACCCAGTTCGCGGTGGGGGACCGTGTGCTGATGAGCTTCGGTGCCTGCGGCCACTGCGGGTCGTGTCGCGAAGGGCAGCTCGGCTACTGTCAGCAGGCGCCGGTCTTTCAGGTGCTGGCGCAGAGGGAAGACGGTTCGTCGCCGATTAGCTGTCGTGGCGAGCGTGTCAGCGGCCATTTTTTCAGACAGTCGTCCTTTGCCAGCCATGCGATTGCGTCCACCGTTAATCTGGTCAAACTTGAGGCTGATTTGCCGCCGCAGTTAATGGCACCGCTGGCTTGCGGTGCGCTTACCGGCGCCGGGGCAGTGCTGGAATCCTTGCAGGCCAAGAAGGGCTGTGCGATTGCCGTAGTAGGCTGCGGGGCGGTTGGGCTGTCGGCGATTATGGCAGCGAAAATCGCCGGGTGTGAGCCGATTGTGGCAGTGGATGTTAATCCTCAGCGGCTGGCCTTGGCGGAGGAGCTGGGGGCGTCGGTGACGCTGAACTCGGCAGAGCAGCCGCTGAAGAAAGCCCTCAAAAAATTGGGGGGTATGCACTATGTCGTGGATACCACGGGTATTACCGATGTGATGCGCGAGGCCTTTTCCGGTCTGCGCTCCCGTGGCACTTTGCTGTGTGTCGGCGTCTCCAAACCGGGCAGTGAACTGTCGCTGGATATGGCCAGTCTGCTGATGCAGGGCAAGACGGTTCGCGGCTGTATCGAAGGCGATGCGCTGCCTGCCGACTTTGTTCCAAGACTCATACAACACTATCGACAGGGAGAGTTACCCCTGGAGAAGTTGGTGACGTCCTATCCTTTTTCCGCGATCAATCAGGCGATTGAAGATGCCAAACGCGGACGTGTTGTGAAAGCGGTACTATCGATGCAGCAATCAATGTAA
- a CDS encoding DUF4334 domain-containing protein produces MPRSPVLASLLDNPGLLPIDTLHELFDSLPAVECQDMLGDWRGGCFNTGHRGEAMLEKLGWAGKRFTAVNDVNPIMSADADDQLVVNDVMGTASLRRVEYRGVVTATMVYDQHPIFDHFRRVSDTELLGVMDSKGDEMPLYFYLMRAG; encoded by the coding sequence ATGCCACGCTCTCCCGTATTGGCGTCACTGCTGGATAACCCCGGCCTTCTACCGATTGATACCTTGCACGAGCTGTTCGACAGTCTCCCCGCTGTGGAATGTCAGGATATGTTGGGCGACTGGCGCGGAGGCTGTTTCAACACGGGGCATCGCGGTGAGGCGATGCTCGAGAAACTGGGCTGGGCCGGTAAGCGCTTTACCGCTGTGAATGACGTCAATCCTATTATGAGCGCCGATGCGGATGATCAGTTGGTGGTCAATGATGTGATGGGCACAGCGTCGCTGAGACGAGTGGAGTATCGGGGCGTTGTTACGGCGACTATGGTCTATGACCAGCACCCCATCTTTGATCACTTTCGCCGAGTGAGTGATACCGAGCTGCTTGGTGTGATGGACAGCAAAGGCGATGAGATGCCCCTCTACTTTTATCTGATGCGTGCTGGTTGA
- a CDS encoding ABC transporter ATP-binding protein encodes MLVHLDRLRFHYPGSDQSVLNIPHWSVDAGETVFLHGASGSGKSTLLNLLSGILLPSSGSLRVLDTALNTLSSRRRDAFRARHMGVVFQQFNLIPYLSVIDNIRLAPHFAHRPCSIDQIKAMLSALDLEIALKQRASHLSIGQQQRVAIARAMIHQPELLIVDEPTSSLDARNRDRFMNLLLEQVKQQNSALIFVSHDAELARHFSRADNLEQLNCAGGQS; translated from the coding sequence TTGCTTGTTCACCTCGACCGTCTGCGCTTTCACTACCCCGGCAGTGACCAGTCGGTACTGAATATTCCCCACTGGTCGGTGGATGCTGGCGAGACAGTGTTTCTGCACGGCGCCTCGGGTAGCGGTAAATCGACCCTGTTGAATCTGCTGAGTGGCATCCTCTTGCCCAGCAGCGGTTCGCTAAGGGTGCTCGACACCGCACTGAACACCCTTTCCTCACGTCGGCGCGATGCCTTTCGTGCCCGGCATATGGGTGTGGTTTTTCAACAGTTCAACCTGATTCCCTATCTGAGCGTCATCGATAACATCCGGCTGGCCCCACATTTCGCCCATCGCCCCTGCAGCATTGACCAGATTAAGGCCATGCTGAGTGCACTGGATTTGGAGATAGCACTCAAGCAGCGGGCCTCACATCTCAGCATTGGTCAACAACAGCGGGTCGCGATTGCGCGGGCCATGATTCATCAGCCCGAGCTGCTGATCGTGGATGAACCCACCTCATCGCTGGATGCGCGCAACCGCGACCGCTTTATGAATCTGCTTCTGGAGCAGGTTAAGCAGCAGAACAGCGCGCTGATTTTTGTCAGTCACGACGCCGAACTCGCCCGACACTTTTCACGGGCGGATAATCTCGAACAGCTCAACTGTGCCGGAGGGCAGTCCTGA
- the katG gene encoding catalase/peroxidase HPI: MSDSSTQGKCPVMHGGNTSNDHTTMDWWPKALNLDILHQHDRKTNPLGDDFNYAEAFSSLDLEAVKSDLKALMTDSQPWWPADWGHYGGLMIRMAWHSAGSYRVADGRGGAGTGNQRFAPLNSWPDNVNLDKARRLLWPIKKKYGNKLSWADLIILAGNMAYESMGLKTFGFAGGREDIWHPEKDTYWGSEKEWLAPSDSPNSRYSGERDLENPLAAVMMGLIYVNPEGVDGEPDPLKTAHDVRVTFERMAMNDEETVALTAGGHTVGKCHGNGDAALLGPDPEAAELEDQGLGWINKTQRGIGRDTVTSGIEGAWTTHPTQWDNGYFYLLLNYDWELKKSPAGAWQWEPVNIKEEDKPVDVEDDSIRYNPIMTDADMAMKMDPEYRKISERFYKDPEYFSEVFARAWFKLTHRDLGPKSRYLGADVPQEDLIWQDPVPAAEYQLSDADIAELKSRLLDSGLSVAELVSTAWDSARTFRGSDYRGGANGARIRLAPQKDWEGNEPARLQKVLGVMDGIQSSFGKPVSLADLIVLGGSAAIEKAAKNAGVAVSVPFAPGRGDATQEMTDVDSFEPLEPLHDAYRNWLKKDYVVSAEELMLDRTQLMGLSAHEMTVLVGGMRVLGTNHGGSKHGVFTDREGVLSNDFFVNLTDMANSWVPKGSNLYEICDRASGEVKWTATRVDLVFGSNSILRAYAEVYAQDDAAEKFVNDFVAAWTKVMNADRFDLK, encoded by the coding sequence ATGAGCGACAGTTCTACGCAGGGTAAATGCCCGGTTATGCACGGCGGCAATACCAGCAACGACCACACCACCATGGATTGGTGGCCCAAAGCGCTGAATCTCGACATTCTTCATCAGCATGACCGCAAAACCAATCCGCTGGGCGACGATTTCAATTATGCTGAGGCTTTCTCCAGCCTTGATCTTGAAGCGGTCAAGAGCGACCTGAAAGCGCTGATGACTGACAGCCAGCCCTGGTGGCCGGCAGACTGGGGACACTACGGCGGCCTGATGATCCGCATGGCCTGGCATTCGGCGGGCAGCTATCGTGTGGCCGATGGCCGCGGTGGGGCGGGTACGGGTAACCAGCGCTTTGCACCGCTGAACAGTTGGCCCGACAACGTTAACCTCGACAAGGCACGGCGCCTGCTGTGGCCGATCAAAAAGAAATATGGCAACAAGCTGTCCTGGGCCGATCTGATTATTCTCGCGGGCAATATGGCCTATGAGTCCATGGGCCTGAAAACCTTTGGTTTTGCCGGTGGTCGTGAGGACATCTGGCACCCGGAAAAAGACACCTATTGGGGGTCAGAAAAAGAGTGGCTGGCACCCAGTGATAGTCCCAACAGCCGCTATTCCGGTGAGCGCGATCTGGAAAATCCACTGGCTGCGGTCATGATGGGGTTGATCTACGTGAACCCCGAAGGCGTGGACGGCGAACCGGATCCACTGAAAACCGCTCACGATGTGCGCGTTACCTTTGAACGTATGGCGATGAACGATGAAGAGACGGTGGCGCTGACTGCGGGCGGTCACACCGTCGGTAAATGTCACGGCAACGGCGATGCCGCGCTGCTGGGTCCGGACCCGGAAGCCGCCGAGCTGGAAGACCAGGGCTTGGGGTGGATCAATAAAACTCAGCGTGGCATCGGCCGCGATACGGTAACGAGCGGCATTGAAGGAGCGTGGACTACACACCCCACCCAGTGGGACAACGGCTATTTCTATCTGCTACTGAACTACGACTGGGAACTGAAGAAAAGCCCCGCCGGCGCCTGGCAGTGGGAGCCGGTTAATATCAAGGAAGAAGACAAGCCGGTGGATGTGGAAGACGACAGCATCCGCTACAACCCCATCATGACCGACGCCGATATGGCGATGAAGATGGATCCGGAATACCGCAAAATTTCCGAGCGCTTTTACAAGGATCCCGAGTACTTCTCTGAAGTCTTCGCCCGCGCCTGGTTCAAACTGACCCACCGGGATCTGGGGCCGAAGTCGCGCTACCTCGGCGCGGACGTACCGCAAGAAGATTTGATCTGGCAGGACCCGGTACCGGCTGCAGAGTATCAGCTCAGCGATGCGGACATTGCCGAGTTGAAAAGCCGTCTGCTCGACAGCGGTCTGAGCGTTGCCGAGCTGGTCAGCACGGCCTGGGACAGCGCGCGGACTTTCCGTGGCTCGGACTATCGCGGAGGCGCCAACGGTGCCCGCATTCGCCTTGCGCCGCAGAAAGACTGGGAGGGCAATGAGCCCGCCCGCCTGCAAAAGGTACTGGGCGTTATGGACGGCATTCAAAGCAGCTTCGGCAAACCGGTCAGTCTGGCTGATCTGATTGTGCTGGGCGGCAGTGCGGCGATAGAAAAAGCGGCTAAGAATGCTGGCGTCGCGGTCAGCGTTCCCTTTGCGCCGGGACGCGGTGATGCCACGCAGGAGATGACCGATGTGGATTCTTTCGAGCCACTGGAGCCGCTGCATGACGCCTACCGTAACTGGCTGAAGAAAGACTATGTGGTCTCCGCTGAGGAGCTCATGCTGGATCGCACGCAACTGATGGGCCTCAGCGCTCACGAGATGACCGTGCTGGTCGGCGGCATGCGTGTGCTGGGAACCAACCACGGTGGCAGCAAACACGGCGTGTTTACCGATAGGGAAGGCGTGTTAAGCAACGACTTCTTCGTCAACCTGACCGACATGGCCAATAGCTGGGTGCCCAAGGGCAGCAATCTCTACGAGATTTGCGACCGGGCAAGCGGCGAGGTGAAATGGACCGCCACACGGGTCGATCTGGTGTTTGGTTCCAACTCGATACTGCGTGCCTATGCCGAGGTGTATGCTCAGGACGATGCCGCCGAGAAGTTCGTGAACGACTTTGTGGCGGCCTGGACCAAGGTGATGAACGCTGATCGCTTCGATCTGAAATAA
- a CDS encoding DUF3299 domain-containing protein, giving the protein MSQLKMLWVPLLLAASLMAASAQAADYRTIEWIELMPADDLEAFLNPPESLNDIEDGTEADQIAGQLDNRSAVDVDDTRYKQALVSTRVIDAFDGQAIRVPGFIVPLEHDAQQRVTRFFLVPYYGACIHVPPPPPNQIIYAEYPKGFKLESLYEPFWMSGTMRTSLTENEMATSAYAMTVDRLDPYEDEE; this is encoded by the coding sequence GTGTCGCAACTGAAAATGCTGTGGGTACCGCTGCTGCTCGCTGCCAGTTTGATGGCAGCGAGCGCGCAGGCTGCAGACTATCGAACGATTGAGTGGATTGAGCTGATGCCCGCCGACGATCTGGAGGCGTTTCTGAATCCGCCCGAATCGCTTAACGACATTGAGGACGGTACCGAGGCTGACCAGATTGCCGGGCAACTCGACAATCGCAGCGCGGTCGACGTTGACGATACGCGCTACAAGCAAGCCTTGGTTTCGACCCGTGTGATTGATGCCTTTGACGGTCAGGCGATCAGGGTGCCGGGGTTTATCGTGCCGCTGGAGCATGACGCGCAGCAGCGAGTAACCCGCTTTTTTCTGGTTCCCTATTACGGCGCCTGTATTCACGTGCCACCGCCACCGCCGAACCAGATTATTTATGCCGAATACCCCAAAGGCTTTAAGCTTGAATCGCTGTATGAGCCGTTTTGGATGTCGGGCACCATGCGCACCTCGCTGACAGAGAATGAAATGGCCACCTCGGCCTATGCCATGACGGTAGATCGTCTTGATCCCTACGAGGACGAAGAGTGA
- a CDS encoding ABC transporter permease: MFLRLAWQSLLSRKGSALLTLFAITVSVFVLLGVEQLRHQARNSFGNTVSGVDLIVGARTGDVNLLLYSVFHLGNATNNVRWQSYQSIADNPAVDWTIPLSLGDSHKGYRVVGTTAAYFQHFRYAQGESLRFGSGEAFSKTLDVVLGSDVARDLNYHLGDQLVLAHGMGTTSFSKHDDKPFSVSGVLKPTGTPVDRALYVSLGAIEAIHEGWQHGVKLPGHLGNQANQHHSETPDNITAFMVGLKSKMATFGLQRQINNYRGEPLQAILPGVTLSQLWDMMSVMETSLRLISALVLLAALLGLAAMLLTSIRERQREMAVLRAIGASPWFLLALIEMEALIISLGASLLAVALLWLSTSVAGELLAERFSLFLDGTLLSPTAISYLLAVLGCSLLIALIPGISAYRQALHQQLNN, encoded by the coding sequence ATGTTTTTGCGCCTCGCCTGGCAAAGCCTGCTCAGCCGCAAAGGATCGGCACTGCTCACTCTCTTCGCCATTACCGTCAGCGTCTTCGTGCTGCTGGGCGTGGAACAGCTCCGCCACCAGGCCCGAAACAGCTTTGGCAATACCGTGTCCGGCGTCGACCTGATTGTGGGAGCTCGCACCGGCGACGTGAACCTGCTGCTGTACTCAGTGTTCCACCTGGGCAATGCCACCAATAATGTTCGCTGGCAGAGTTACCAGTCGATTGCCGACAACCCGGCGGTAGACTGGACCATTCCCCTCTCACTGGGTGATTCCCACAAAGGCTACCGCGTGGTCGGCACCACGGCAGCGTATTTCCAGCACTTTCGCTACGCTCAAGGAGAATCACTGCGCTTCGGCAGCGGTGAAGCCTTCAGCAAGACCCTCGATGTGGTGCTGGGCAGCGATGTGGCCCGCGACTTGAATTACCATCTGGGCGACCAACTGGTGCTGGCCCACGGCATGGGCACGACCAGTTTCAGCAAACACGACGACAAACCCTTCAGCGTCAGCGGCGTTCTCAAGCCCACGGGGACGCCGGTAGACCGGGCCCTGTATGTCAGTCTCGGCGCCATTGAAGCCATTCACGAGGGATGGCAGCACGGCGTGAAACTGCCGGGCCACCTCGGCAATCAGGCGAACCAGCACCACAGCGAAACCCCCGACAATATCACCGCGTTTATGGTGGGCCTTAAATCCAAAATGGCCACCTTCGGACTGCAGCGTCAGATCAACAACTATCGCGGCGAGCCCCTGCAAGCCATTCTGCCCGGTGTTACGCTGAGCCAGCTTTGGGACATGATGTCAGTCATGGAGACAAGCCTGCGGCTGATTTCCGCGCTGGTCCTGCTGGCCGCGCTGCTGGGACTGGCGGCGATGCTGCTGACATCGATCCGCGAACGCCAGCGGGAAATGGCCGTGCTGCGCGCCATCGGTGCCTCGCCGTGGTTCCTGCTGGCGCTGATTGAAATGGAGGCACTGATAATCAGTCTGGGCGCGTCACTGCTCGCCGTCGCCTTGCTATGGTTGAGCACGAGCGTCGCGGGTGAGCTGCTGGCTGAACGCTTCAGCCTGTTTCTCGATGGCACGCTGCTGTCGCCCACGGCCATCAGCTACCTGCTCGCTGTCCTGGGATGCAGTTTGCTGATTGCACTGATTCCCGGTATCAGTGCCTACCGTCAGGCACTTCACCAGCAGCTCAACAACTAG